From the Solanum pennellii chromosome 4, SPENNV200 genome, one window contains:
- the LOC107017150 gene encoding AT-hook motif nuclear-localized protein 27 isoform X1: MDFNNYSLGLMRGESDSDAGASSGGGAPNRRPRGRPPGSKNKPKPPIIVTRDTPNALRSHVLEVSTDVDIMESISNYARRRGRGVCILSGSGTVTNVNLRQPAASVVTLHGRFEILSLSGTVLPPPAPPASSGISIFLSGGQGQVVGGSVVGPLIASGPVVLMAASFANAVFERLPLEEDDEATAPANVPTTQVQPAASQSSGVTGGGEAGTAHPAQGNMAFGNNYSFSAELLGWGGNAANERPPF; the protein is encoded by the exons ATGgattttaataattatagttTGGGATTGATGCGCGGTGAATCTGACAGTGATGCTGGTGCAAGTTCGGGAGGCGGAGCTCCAAATCGGCGTCCTAGAGGCCGTCCGCCTGGATCTAAAAATAAGCCCAAGCCTCCAATCATCGTGACGAGAGATACGCCTAACGCACTCCGATCTCACGTGCTTGAAGTTTCGACCGATGTTGATATCATGGAAAGTATCTCCAATTACGCAAGGCGGAGAGGGAGAGGTGTTTGTATTCTTAGTGGTAGCGGCACAGTTACCAACGTCAACCTTCGTCAGCCTGCTGCAAGTGTAGTCACACTCCACGGACGTTTCGAAATACTTAGCCTCTCAGGTACGGTGCTTCCTCCGCCTGCACCGCCCGCCTCCAGTGGGATCTCTATATTTTTATCAGGTGGACAAGGACAAGTGGTTGGAGGATCCGTTGTAGGGCCTTTGATCGCATCAGGTCCAGTCGTCTTAATGGCTGCCTCTTTTGCTAATGCTGTATTTGAacgacttcccttggaggaagatgaTGAGGCTACTGCTCCTGCTAATGTTCCTACTACACAG GTACAGCCAGCTGCCTCACAGTCATCAGGAGTAACCGGTGGTGGAGAGGCCGGTACTGCCCATCCTGCCCAAGGAAATATGGCTTTTGGGAATAATTACTCATTCTCAGCTGAGTTGCTTGGATGGGGTGGCAATGCTGCAAATGAAAGGCCCCCATTTTAG
- the LOC107017150 gene encoding AT-hook motif nuclear-localized protein 27 isoform X2: protein MDFNNYSLGLMRGESDSDAGASSGGGAPNRRPRGRPPGSKNKPKPPIIVTRDTPNALRSHVLEVSTDVDIMESISNYARRRGRGVCILSGSGTVTNVNLRQPAASVVTLHGRFEILSLSGTVLPPPAPPASSGISIFLSGGQGQVVGGSVVGPLIASGPVVLMAASFANAVFERLPLEEDDEATAPANVPTTQPAASQSSGVTGGGEAGTAHPAQGNMAFGNNYSFSAELLGWGGNAANERPPF, encoded by the exons ATGgattttaataattatagttTGGGATTGATGCGCGGTGAATCTGACAGTGATGCTGGTGCAAGTTCGGGAGGCGGAGCTCCAAATCGGCGTCCTAGAGGCCGTCCGCCTGGATCTAAAAATAAGCCCAAGCCTCCAATCATCGTGACGAGAGATACGCCTAACGCACTCCGATCTCACGTGCTTGAAGTTTCGACCGATGTTGATATCATGGAAAGTATCTCCAATTACGCAAGGCGGAGAGGGAGAGGTGTTTGTATTCTTAGTGGTAGCGGCACAGTTACCAACGTCAACCTTCGTCAGCCTGCTGCAAGTGTAGTCACACTCCACGGACGTTTCGAAATACTTAGCCTCTCAGGTACGGTGCTTCCTCCGCCTGCACCGCCCGCCTCCAGTGGGATCTCTATATTTTTATCAGGTGGACAAGGACAAGTGGTTGGAGGATCCGTTGTAGGGCCTTTGATCGCATCAGGTCCAGTCGTCTTAATGGCTGCCTCTTTTGCTAATGCTGTATTTGAacgacttcccttggaggaagatgaTGAGGCTACTGCTCCTGCTAATGTTCCTACTACACAG CCAGCTGCCTCACAGTCATCAGGAGTAACCGGTGGTGGAGAGGCCGGTACTGCCCATCCTGCCCAAGGAAATATGGCTTTTGGGAATAATTACTCATTCTCAGCTGAGTTGCTTGGATGGGGTGGCAATGCTGCAAATGAAAGGCCCCCATTTTAG
- the LOC107016243 gene encoding uncharacterized protein LOC107016243 — MASDWRKSVGNVRSFVGNLTGGLRGGSNLASWVVAGTLAYFLWVKPSQELKRQQEEKAALAAASDAYRYVEKRKPVPDPQETGLIYGNKNKAKRAEE; from the exons ATGGCGAGTGATTGGAGGAAATCGGTGGGTAATGTTAGATCCTTCGTCGGAAACTTAACCGGAGGTTTAAGGGGTGGAAGCAATTTGGCATCTTGGGTTGTCGCCGGTACTTTAGCTTACTTTCTATGGGTCAAGCCATCTCAGGAACTCAAGAGGCAGCAAGAG GAAAAGGCCGCTTTGGCGGCTGCATCAGATGCTTATCGCTATGTTGAGAAGCGAAAACCCGTTCCTGATCCGCAG GAAACTGGATTGATATACGGTAACAAGAACAAAGCTAAAAGAGCTGAAGAATAG